The window GCTCCTTCTATTCATAGGAGGGCTGCAAGGAACAATCTACGACGGTTTGCTCCTTGCCCAACTCTCAAAAGAGTTGGACTTCTGAGCACTGGGACTGTTGCAAGCAGCCATTTTTACGATCTCAATCCTTTCTTTTATCGAAATGCGACGTGGAGTTAACTCGCCTACTCTCAGTGGAGTATGTCAATTTAACTCCACGTCGCATTTCGATAAAAGAAAGGATTCATATCGAAAAAGTCTTGTTTGCAACAGTCCCTACTTGTATCTCACCCCTTTCGCTCCTCCTCTAAATAGAATTTACTGCGTAACATCAGTTATTGAAATATATTTGTATATCACGTTATACTCATCATTAAAACGATTATGGCTAATTTAAAAAAAATTCAAGAAATCCTTTTAAATATCGAATCTAAAGAGATGCGCTATGCACACCTCAGGAATGGGTTGTTGCAGGACCTTGTCATAGAAAGAAAAAAAGCAAGACAGCTTGCTGGCAATATTTATCGTGGTCAGGTGACCAACATTTTGACCAACATCCAATCAGCGTTCATTAATATCAACGAAAAAGATAATGGATTTATCCATATTTCGGACATTTTGGAAAACACCAAAAAGTTTGAAGAAATGTTTGATATGGATTTTGAAACCAAAAAGAAAAATATAGACGACAAAAATACAGATATTGCAAAAGTGTTAGAACCCAACCAGCCTGTGCTTGTCCAAGTGATTAAAGAAGCTATTGGATCAAAAGGCGCGCGCTTAACTTCCAACGTCACCGTTGCTGGGCGTTATTTAGTGCTCCTACCTAATACACCTCACAGAGGTGTGTCTAGAAAGATTGAAGATCGGCAAACAAGAGAGCGCTTGAAAAAATTCTTGCGTCTGTTTGATTTGCCTGGAGAAATGGGCTTAATTTGCAGAACAGCTGGACAAAAAGCCACAAGCGATCAACTCATCCAAGAAGCGCAAGATCTATTCAGGATATGGGAAAAAATTGTCGTCGATTTTGAAAAATCCAAAGGTCCTCAGCTGCTGTATCAAGAATCTGATTTAATCAAACGCGCCGTTATCACAGCTATTGATAAAAAAATGGAGCGCTTACTTGTCGATGACCATCGCGTGTTCCAAATTTGCAAAAATCTCGCAGCTCCTTACAAACAAGAGCATGATTTAAAAATCGAACTCTATCGCGATTCAATCCCTATTTTTGAACGTTTCAATGTGGAAAAAGAAATCGATCGTGCTTTGAAAAGAAAAATTTGGCTACCCTCAGGAGGCTATCTCTTTTTTGATCGTACAGAAGCGATGACCACCATTGATGTCAATTCTGGACGTGCACAGTTGAAAAAGGAAGTCTCTAATCTAGAAGAAGCGCTTGTCCATATCAATTTTGAAGCAGCTCAAGAAATTGCACGCCAATTGCGCCTTAGAAATGTTGGTGGTTTGATTATTTGCGATTTTATTGACATGCGTTTTCGCAAAAACCAGCGCCGCGTTTTGGAAAGATTGAAAGATCAGATGAAAGAAGATAGCGCCAAGTGCACTGTGTTGGGTATGTCAGAATTTGGCCTTGCAGAAATGACACGTCAGCGTCAACGTGAAGCTTTGGATCAAACCATTTTTAATGATTGCCCTTATTGCAATGGTCTTGGGAAAATCAAATCTTTAGATAGCGTTTCTATTGAAATTGAACGTTCTTTGAAAAAAGTGATTCGATTCAATGAACAGTACGGACTGAAATTGCGTTGCCATCCCAATGTGGACGCCTATTTGTCTATTGATGATAAAGCCCACCTTGTAGACATTGCCGTACATCTCAACGCAAAATTGGAGTTTGAAAC of the Chlamydiota bacterium genome contains:
- the rng gene encoding Ribonuclease G, with translation MANLKKIQEILLNIESKEMRYAHLRNGLLQDLVIERKKARQLAGNIYRGQVTNILTNIQSAFININEKDNGFIHISDILENTKKFEEMFDMDFETKKKNIDDKNTDIAKVLEPNQPVLVQVIKEAIGSKGARLTSNVTVAGRYLVLLPNTPHRGVSRKIEDRQTRERLKKFLRLFDLPGEMGLICRTAGQKATSDQLIQEAQDLFRIWEKIVVDFEKSKGPQLLYQESDLIKRAVITAIDKKMERLLVDDHRVFQICKNLAAPYKQEHDLKIELYRDSIPIFERFNVEKEIDRALKRKIWLPSGGYLFFDRTEAMTTIDVNSGRAQLKKEVSNLEEALVHINFEAAQEIARQLRLRNVGGLIICDFIDMRFRKNQRRVLERLKDQMKEDSAKCTVLGMSEFGLAEMTRQRQREALDQTIFNDCPYCNGLGKIKSLDSVSIEIERSLKKVIRFNEQYGLKLRCHPNVDAYLSIDDKAHLVDIAVHLNAKLEFETSEDLHLTDFEFYSLTNDEKIEV